In Phaseolus vulgaris cultivar G19833 chromosome 3, P. vulgaris v2.0, whole genome shotgun sequence, the sequence TCTGAATTTATGAGagtcatttaattatttaaaactatataatttcatttaaaataatatttgaaattatttataatttttcttttaaatattttatgttttttctcttcatcttattttttcattaattatcAGATTGTCCGTTTGACCTCAGTCAATGCATTATGCACTCTATTTCTCATTATTTGGTGAagtggatgaagaaaaaaaagaaaaaaaaaactattattgtGTGGAGAAATTTAAAGAATAAGACATTTAGTTATAtttctcatttattttttatttatatctttatatgctataaatcaatcaaattacaccattttgaaaacattattttaattaacatttattttttatttacttaataaatatttaattaaaattttaatctgttttatttttccaaactttttttaaagtttttttactACTATGgaccatttttcttctttttttcaaaatagaataattttcACGAGGCTTATAAAGTTGTACCAACATAAACTAAAATCGATGACCTTAACACAACTTTcactttaatatttaatatagaaATAATGTTACATTAACAcaatttatttacaataaaaataaaattgtatcatATTTGTATGTTCTTTTGAaatgtataatatttaaaaaaactacCTGTTTAGGTAATAAGGGGAAAAAAATGTTCATGCTAAAAAAACCTATTTCTTATCTATTTCCCAAACATAAACTTTTACTAATTTTTCATGTTCTCTTTTTGAAAAAATGGAATTCATTGATATAAGTACCCTATGGCAAAATATAGAAAGAATATTCTAATATGTAGTGTAGTTGTTGACTAGTTTGAAATGTAGAAGCCAATGAAAACTTGAAATTGGTACCAATGGGGAATTTTTAGGGATAATTGTACTATAGTGGCATATTCTTTTCACATCATTTTCAATGATTACTTTCAAACATAAGAAGAGTAGGTATTTGCCACTCatatcattaatatttatttttcagtttTCAACCACGTGtctttgacattttttttagaTCTAATTATAAGCAAAAGttaattcaaaatttcaattaatttaaaaattataatagatttttttttctttattaatctTCTATTGAAATTTAAACATATAATAcgtttttttaattagttaattgCTATCTCACTTGCTTTTACACTTCACTATTTCTTTTGAgtagtttatttgagtatttatttattttagaaagtaATATCTGTGTTAAAGATTACTTCAAAGTCActttcaagaaactcatcttttaaacaaaatatataaacttgaaattaatgtaaatattaAAGCGTAACTCATTGAAGtaaaatagtataataaaaaaataaagctattaaaaaaagaaaaaagaaaatataataattattctaTCTTCATGTTATGCGAGACACGACCCTTGAATACGAGAAAAAGATGTCTAATTCAAAATACAAGTGTCAGCACGTCATGTTTCagcaatataataataataataataaaaataataataaaaataataaaataaaataataataataataataaataaataaataaaatgatgcGAGAAGAGCGAATACGTGGTGGGAGAAGCAGAAACATAGGAGGCCACGACACATGAATGATGAAGgaccagaaacagttaacaaaAACCTTATTTTCCTGTTCTATATTCAATCTTCCTCTCTtgtctcttttttctttctttctttctctctctctttctctcttcatGCATCTCACTTCTCTGCAACACCCACAAAGCTCTTTCGTTTCTTCTTCCTTCTAATTTCACTTTCAGTTATTGGGTCTCCCTGCTTCTCCTGAAAATCTTCACTTTCAATCCCAGGAGCTTGGGAACTCCTGCTCCTTCTTCTCCCTCGGCTCAGGGTACACTTTCTGCTTCCATTTCAACTAACtttccttcttttttttctgCATGTCTTTATTTCGTTTCTACTTATTATTCCTTTTACAATTTGTGGTCACATCGAATATTCCTTCGTATCAGCCATCCCAATCGTCAGGGCCATGGAATATTTTACTCAATTATCAGATTATGTCTTCAATTCTTTATTTACATCTAAGTCTGGTGTTGTGTTGGTAGGTTAAATCTATTAGTTTTCAGTTTATTCTCTATCAAGCATGTATTATAGTATTTCTGCTTGAAAGAATCGAATCTAATAACATGTCCAAaactgattctctctttccctctcaaaagaaaaaagatgtgTGTAATTTGTTAGACTAATAGTATCTTGCATGCTGATCAAAGATACTTGATAGAGTATGTGAGGCTTGGAAACTTGCTCAATAAAAAGGTGAGGGGAGGGCTAAAAATTCGTTTCGTTACAATTTGGGATGCTTTAAATTGGGACTCAAGAAAGATCCTAATTGGTGATGTGCTTGAAGGGAGTGTTGATTTCAAGAAAAGTTTCCTTTTTAGATCAAAGGGTCTAACCATTATTCTGATTTGTGAAAAAACTTCTGGGGGCTTGATGATCACACTAAGACATCGTATGCATAGGGAccgtgagagagaatttgttttttCACTTTTTGTTCTGAATTTTTCATTCTTACATGTCAGTTACCAGAGGCGCATTTCTGGTTGATTGAATGACAATGGGAGCTACACTGGGGAAGAGTGACTCGCCAAAAAAGGGATGGATGCCAGAAACCAAGATAGAGGCTAAAATGGTGGAAGCAATGCAGCGGAGGGAATCTCATGGAAGTTCTGTGAAATCATTCAACActataattttgaaattcccTAAGATTGACGAGAGCCTTAGAAAATGCAAAGCCATATTTGAGCAGTTTGGTAGGTTTCCACTTCAAATTTACAGTGTTTTTAAACTGTGTTTTTTATCTAACAATTTATTTGGCCCTGAAAGCAGATACCACAAATTTCATTTCAGAGTGTGTCGGAGTCATTTTTATCATGTCTCTGTCATGAAAGACTGCAGCTAATCCTATGTTTAAACGCTTCAAATTGACTCATTGCCATTTGGATTTGTTACAATGCCTAACAGCTGTGTTTATACATTTTCTTACAGATGAAGATTCTAATGGGACAATAGAAAAAGAGGAGTTGAAAAAGAGTTTCAGTAAGCTGGAAATTCCTCTTACTGAGGAGGAGATAAATGATCTTTTTGAAGCATGTGATATTAATGATGATATGGGAATGGAGTTCAGTGAGTTTATTGTACTTCTTTGCCTTGTATACCTTCTCAAGGATGACCCAGCTGCTGCTCACGCTGTATCCTAGCACACATTATCTGTGCTATATTAATTTCATTACCATATGAAGCTATTTATTAATGTAGGGAGAAGTTCTTAAAGAATTCAATTTTGAAAGAGAAACTAGTAGCCTGCTCTTATGTGCTGATTGATATTTGAATTAGTTGGGGTTTTATATGTTTTACTGATAATTGAATCTGGATTATTGTCTTTTTGCAGCTTGTGCCTCTGATGTTTTACACTTAATGAACAATTCTGTTCTATATGTTTATTcattttttctgttatggtcttGCTTTTCTCTTTCATGCATTTCCTCAGGGCTGCCTAGAATTTCCTCATGCTGGCCTTCATGGTTGGTTTGATAACATTAAAACTTGAATTTCCATGTTCAGCTGCCACTTCAAATTGTTTACCATGACTTCTCTAGAAATCACAAGTTGGGATGCCAAATCTGGAGGCAACATTCGAGACTTTGGTTGATACATTTGTATTCTTAGACAAGAACAAGGATGGCTATGTCAGCAAAAACGAGATGGTCCAAGCCATAAATGAAACTACATCAGGGGAGCGCTCTTCCGGACGAATAGCCATGAAAAGATTTGGTCAGTTTGTCTCTCCCTCTCCCTTTGTGTGTAAATAACTTGCATATAAACTCAAAAAGGACATTCAAGCATGCTTAAACACAGGCATACTCATTCCATCAGGGTGTGttatatttgtattttgctATATAATTTAACATTCTTAAACAAGAAAAGCCATTACATTTAGTTTTCAAGCTAGATCATAACACACTTCTTGGAAAACATTAGCAGATGGGTACATTTAAGGAACTCACAGGTCATGATAGTTAACATGAATTCTTTCTGTTGCAGAGAGTTTGTCTATTTACctgttatattattttgtttctaatAGGGAGTATTGCATGAAATAttgaactattttttaaaatgtaagtaTGAATGTCTTGGTATCTCAGTTTTTAGTTTACATACTGTTAAATGAAAAACTATCATCTCCTACACAACCCAAAAGCAATCTTGTCTCTTTTCTCTCTTCCTAAAGTGGtattttatttactaataaGTGTTTTTGTTTTCTCTGCAAAATGTGCAGAAGAAATGGATTGGGATAAAAATGGAATGGTAAACTTCAAGGAGTTTCTTTTTGCTTTTACACGATGGGTTGGACTTGAGGACGAGGAAAGTGCAGAGGCCTAAATCATGTCATCTAAATATATCTCACTGCCTTTTCAGCCCAAAGAAGCAAAAGGGCTTTTCCAGTTTTCCCTTGCAATAAAGGCCTAGTTGCTACATGTTGAATTTTATTGAAACTTCGTGAAGTTCACTATGTAAATAGTAAGTGTAGAACTGAGTTGCCGAATTGaag encodes:
- the LOC137808577 gene encoding probable calcium-binding protein CML21, which encodes MTMGATLGKSDSPKKGWMPETKIEAKMVEAMQRRESHGSSVKSFNTIILKFPKIDESLRKCKAIFEQFDEDSNGTIEKEELKKSFSKLEIPLTEEEINDLFEACDINDDMGMEFSEFIVLLCLVYLLKDDPAAAHAKSQVGMPNLEATFETLVDTFVFLDKNKDGYVSKNEMVQAINETTSGERSSGRIAMKRFEEMDWDKNGMVNFKEFLFAFTRWVGLEDEESAEA